The Actinomadura sp. WMMB 499 genome includes a window with the following:
- a CDS encoding DUF3105 domain-containing protein, translating to MSKSARNKNARNKNARSGNAKKNALTQPQVPWGGIAFFTVIGVVAVFAISYAFLQTRSSAADGGSSIAGVVARDDLSRDHTTDDVDYPDAPPMGGEHDPMWQNCDGIVYDRALRDENAVHSLEHGAVWVTHRPDLAAGQVEALREKVESTSYTFMSPYPSQDSPITLTAWGSRLDLQDAGDGRLDEFLRAFVKGPQTPEPGAACTGAKAAP from the coding sequence ATGTCCAAGAGCGCCCGCAACAAGAACGCCCGCAACAAGAACGCCAGGAGCGGCAACGCGAAGAAGAACGCCCTCACGCAGCCGCAGGTGCCCTGGGGCGGCATCGCCTTCTTCACGGTGATCGGCGTGGTGGCCGTCTTCGCCATCTCCTACGCCTTCCTGCAGACCAGGTCGTCGGCCGCGGACGGCGGATCGTCCATCGCGGGCGTGGTCGCCAGGGACGACCTCAGCCGCGACCACACGACGGACGACGTCGACTACCCGGACGCGCCGCCGATGGGCGGGGAGCACGACCCGATGTGGCAGAACTGCGACGGCATCGTCTACGACCGGGCGCTGCGCGACGAGAACGCCGTGCACTCCCTGGAGCACGGCGCCGTCTGGGTCACCCACCGGCCGGACCTGGCCGCCGGGCAGGTCGAGGCGCTGCGGGAGAAGGTCGAGTCGACGAGCTACACGTTCATGAGCCCGTACCCGTCCCAGGACTCCCCGATCACCCTCACCGCCTGGGGCAGCCGGCTCGACCTGCAGGACGCCGGCGACGGGCGGCTGGACGAGTTCCTGCGGGCGTTCGTGAAGGGCCCGCAGACCCCCGAGCCGGGCGCGGCCTGCACCGGCGCCAAGGCGGCTCCGTGA
- a CDS encoding replication-associated recombination protein A — MRPRGLDEVVGQGHLLGPGTPIRQLVDRDAPMSLVLWGPPGTGKTTLATVVSHVTSRRFVEVSAVSDGVKRVRAEIDLARRELGMTGRQTVLFVDEVHRFNKAQQDALLPAVENRWVSFIGATTENPFFSVISPLLSRSLLLTLEPLGDDALREVVARAIDEERGLGGTVRLDPAAEDHLVRLAGGDARRALTYLEAAALVVDRGPDADTDADTDAGGRADVPVIDPGVLERAVDRAAVRYDREGDQHYDVISAFIKSIRGSDVDAALHYLARMIEAGEDPRFIARRLIVHASEDVGMADPTALQTAVAAAQAVEFVGLPEARINLAQAVIHLSLAPKSNAVITAVDGALGDVRKGLAGPVPGHLRDSHYKGAAKIGHGEGYKYAHDHPGGVVRQQYAPDAVDGRQYYRPTRHGAESRFTEVLARIRSVLRGS; from the coding sequence ATGCGCCCGCGCGGCCTCGACGAGGTCGTCGGGCAGGGGCACCTGCTCGGCCCGGGCACCCCGATCCGGCAGCTGGTCGACCGGGACGCCCCGATGTCGCTCGTCCTGTGGGGCCCGCCCGGCACCGGCAAGACGACCCTCGCCACGGTCGTCAGCCACGTCACCTCCCGCCGGTTCGTCGAGGTCTCCGCCGTCAGCGACGGCGTCAAGCGGGTCCGCGCGGAGATCGACCTGGCGCGCCGCGAGCTCGGCATGACCGGCCGGCAGACCGTCCTGTTCGTCGACGAGGTGCACCGGTTCAACAAGGCCCAGCAGGACGCGCTGCTCCCGGCCGTGGAGAACCGGTGGGTGTCGTTCATCGGCGCTACCACCGAGAACCCGTTCTTCTCGGTGATCAGCCCCCTGCTGTCGCGGTCGCTGCTGCTCACCCTGGAGCCGCTCGGCGACGACGCGCTGCGCGAGGTGGTCGCGCGGGCGATCGACGAGGAACGCGGCCTCGGCGGGACCGTCCGCCTCGACCCCGCCGCCGAGGACCATCTCGTCCGCCTCGCGGGCGGCGACGCCCGCCGGGCCCTCACCTACCTGGAGGCCGCCGCGCTCGTCGTGGACCGCGGGCCGGACGCGGACACGGACGCGGACACGGACGCGGGAGGGCGGGCGGACGTCCCGGTGATCGATCCCGGCGTGCTGGAGCGGGCCGTCGATCGCGCGGCCGTCCGCTACGACCGGGAGGGGGACCAGCACTACGACGTCATCAGCGCGTTCATCAAGAGCATCCGCGGCAGCGACGTGGACGCCGCGCTGCACTACCTCGCCCGGATGATCGAGGCCGGCGAGGACCCGCGGTTCATCGCGCGGCGGCTGATCGTGCACGCCAGCGAGGACGTCGGGATGGCCGACCCGACCGCCCTGCAGACGGCGGTGGCGGCGGCGCAGGCCGTCGAGTTCGTCGGCCTGCCCGAGGCGCGGATCAACCTCGCGCAGGCGGTGATCCATCTCTCCCTGGCACCCAAGTCCAACGCGGTGATCACGGCGGTGGACGGGGCGCTGGGCGACGTCCGGAAGGGGCTCGCCGGTCCCGTCCCCGGGCACCTGCGCGACTCCCACTACAAGGGCGCCGCCAAGATCGGCCACGGGGAGGGCTACAAGTACGCGCACGACCACCCCGGCGGCGTCGTCCGGCAGCAGTACGCGCCCGACGCGGTGGACGGCCGGCAGTACTATCGCCCGACCCGGCACGGCGCCGAGTCCCGCTTCACCGAGGTTCTCGCTCGGATCCGCTCGGTGCTGCGGGGGAGCTGA
- a CDS encoding DUF948 domain-containing protein: protein MLTGGQVAGLIVAVFWAVLVAFVAFTLLKLARLLDEAGKVVRDIGDQAGPLLDDMTRTVKRADEQLGRTDVITKQVAGVTQNVSAVTTVMTSVVGGPLVKAAAFSYGVRKAIGSREGEGRPADTGRPRLESGRGARKGGRGRR from the coding sequence ATGCTCACTGGTGGACAGGTTGCCGGCCTCATCGTGGCCGTGTTCTGGGCGGTGCTCGTCGCGTTCGTCGCGTTCACGCTGCTGAAGCTGGCCCGGCTCCTCGACGAGGCCGGCAAGGTCGTCCGCGACATCGGCGACCAGGCCGGTCCGCTGCTGGACGACATGACGCGCACGGTCAAGCGCGCCGACGAGCAGCTCGGCCGCACCGACGTCATCACCAAGCAGGTCGCCGGCGTCACGCAGAACGTCTCGGCCGTCACCACCGTCATGACGTCGGTGGTGGGCGGTCCGCTGGTAAAGGCCGCCGCGTTCTCCTACGGGGTCCGCAAGGCCATCGGCAGCCGCGAGGGCGAGGGACGGCCCGCCGACACCGGCCGGCCGCGGCTGGAGTCGGGCCGCGGCGCCCGCAAGGGCGGAAGGGGACGCCGGTGA
- the alaS gene encoding alanine--tRNA ligase, translating into MESAEVARRFLKFFEERGHTVVPSASLIAEDPTLLLVNAGMVPFKPYFLGQRTPPSQRMTSAQKCVRTPDIEEVGRTTRHATFFQMLGNFSIGDYFKEQAIPFAWELLTRSREDGGFGFPEEKLWVTVFENDDEARDIWHDKVGVPLDRIQRRGMEDNFWSMGVPGPCGPCSEIYYDRGPQYGREGGPVADEDRYLEVWNLVFMQFERGPGESKNDFPILGDLPAKNIDTGMGLERMAAILQGVDNIYETDTLWRVLDRAAGLTGARYGRDHRADVSLRVIADHVRSGTMMVADGIRPGNEGRGYVLRRILRRSIRNLRLLGGEDAGLMHELTAVAVAAMGEQYPELIRTAANIHAVIDAEEESFLQTLRTGTAIFDTAVAETKRSGGPALPGEQAFKLHDTYGFPIDLTLEMAAEQGLRVDEDGFRRLMQEQRDRAKKDARDKKTGNLDVSVLDTLLTGAGGQVDFTGYSEVTGEARLVGLLINGAGAQAAGEGTDVEVVLDRTPFYAEGGGQLADHGVIRLGNGAVIEINDVQAPLPGLIVHRGRVRSGEAQAGDSAYAEIEIERRRAISRSHSATHMVHAGFRRALGESAAQAGSENSPGRFRFDFTATGAVPESVLRDVEDEVNEVLVGDHDVRAFHTSIDEARAMGALALFGEKYGDEVRVVEIGDYSRELCGGTHVARSGQLGLVKVLGESSIGAGVRRVEALVGIDAFRFLARENVLVAQLAEQLKARKEELPERISGIVTRLRDAEKELDRLRAAQVLQIAGSLAEGARDLGGIAFAAHRAPDGTGADDLRKLAVDVRGRLTARPAVVMIAGVPKDRPVVVVAVTEGARERGLKAGALVGLAAKALGGGGGGKDDLAQGGGADPSAVDAAIGAVERAVGAA; encoded by the coding sequence ATGGAGTCGGCAGAGGTCGCACGCCGCTTCCTCAAGTTCTTCGAAGAGCGCGGGCACACGGTGGTGCCGTCGGCCAGCCTGATCGCCGAGGATCCCACGCTGCTGCTGGTCAACGCCGGCATGGTCCCGTTCAAGCCGTACTTCCTCGGCCAGCGGACCCCGCCCTCGCAGCGGATGACCAGCGCCCAGAAGTGCGTGCGGACCCCCGACATCGAAGAGGTCGGCAGGACCACCCGGCACGCCACCTTCTTCCAGATGCTGGGCAACTTCTCCATCGGGGACTACTTCAAGGAGCAGGCGATCCCGTTCGCCTGGGAGCTGCTGACCCGCTCCCGCGAGGACGGCGGCTTCGGGTTCCCCGAAGAGAAGCTGTGGGTGACCGTCTTCGAGAACGACGACGAGGCCCGCGACATCTGGCACGACAAGGTCGGCGTCCCCCTCGACCGCATCCAGCGGCGCGGCATGGAGGACAACTTCTGGTCGATGGGCGTGCCGGGCCCGTGCGGCCCGTGCTCGGAGATCTACTACGACCGCGGTCCCCAGTACGGCCGCGAGGGCGGCCCGGTCGCCGACGAGGACCGCTACCTCGAGGTGTGGAACCTCGTCTTCATGCAGTTCGAGCGGGGCCCGGGCGAGAGCAAGAACGACTTCCCGATCCTCGGCGACCTGCCCGCCAAGAACATCGACACCGGCATGGGCCTGGAGCGCATGGCGGCGATCCTGCAGGGCGTCGACAACATCTACGAGACCGACACCCTCTGGCGCGTGCTGGACCGCGCCGCCGGCCTGACCGGCGCCCGCTACGGCCGCGACCACCGCGCGGACGTGTCCCTGCGCGTCATCGCCGACCACGTCCGCAGCGGCACGATGATGGTCGCCGACGGGATCCGGCCCGGCAACGAGGGGCGCGGCTACGTGCTGCGCCGCATCCTGCGCCGTTCCATCCGCAACCTGCGGCTGCTCGGCGGCGAGGACGCCGGGCTGATGCACGAGCTGACCGCCGTCGCGGTCGCCGCGATGGGCGAGCAGTACCCCGAGCTGATCCGCACCGCCGCGAACATCCACGCGGTCATCGACGCCGAGGAGGAGTCCTTCCTCCAGACGCTGCGCACCGGCACCGCGATCTTCGACACCGCGGTCGCCGAGACCAAGCGGTCCGGCGGGCCGGCGCTGCCCGGCGAGCAGGCCTTCAAGCTGCACGACACCTACGGCTTCCCCATCGACCTGACGCTGGAGATGGCCGCCGAGCAGGGCCTGCGGGTCGACGAGGACGGATTCCGGCGGCTCATGCAGGAGCAGCGGGACCGCGCCAAGAAGGACGCCCGCGACAAGAAGACCGGCAACCTCGACGTCTCCGTCCTCGACACGCTGCTGACCGGCGCGGGCGGGCAGGTCGACTTCACCGGCTACAGCGAGGTCACCGGCGAGGCCCGTCTCGTGGGCCTGCTGATCAACGGCGCCGGGGCGCAGGCCGCGGGCGAGGGCACCGACGTCGAGGTCGTCCTCGACCGCACGCCCTTCTACGCCGAGGGCGGCGGCCAGCTCGCCGACCACGGCGTGATCCGGCTCGGCAACGGAGCCGTCATCGAGATCAACGACGTGCAGGCACCGCTGCCGGGACTGATCGTGCACCGCGGCCGCGTCCGCAGCGGCGAGGCGCAGGCCGGGGACTCCGCGTACGCCGAGATCGAGATCGAGCGGCGCCGCGCGATCTCCCGCTCGCACAGCGCGACGCACATGGTGCACGCCGGGTTCCGCCGGGCGCTCGGCGAGTCCGCCGCGCAGGCCGGGTCGGAGAACTCGCCGGGCCGGTTCCGGTTCGACTTCACCGCCACCGGTGCCGTCCCGGAGAGCGTGCTGCGCGACGTCGAGGACGAGGTCAACGAGGTCCTGGTCGGCGACCACGACGTCCGCGCCTTCCACACCTCGATCGACGAGGCCCGCGCCATGGGCGCCCTCGCGCTGTTCGGCGAGAAGTACGGGGACGAGGTGCGCGTCGTCGAGATCGGCGACTACTCCCGCGAGCTGTGCGGCGGCACCCACGTCGCCCGGTCCGGTCAGCTCGGCCTGGTCAAGGTGCTCGGCGAGTCGTCGATCGGCGCCGGCGTCCGCCGCGTCGAGGCCCTCGTCGGCATCGACGCGTTCCGCTTCCTCGCCCGCGAGAACGTCCTCGTCGCGCAGCTCGCCGAGCAGCTCAAGGCCCGCAAGGAGGAGCTGCCCGAGCGGATCTCCGGCATCGTGACCCGGCTGCGGGACGCCGAGAAGGAACTCGACCGCCTGCGCGCGGCGCAGGTCCTGCAGATCGCCGGCTCCCTCGCCGAGGGCGCCCGCGACCTCGGCGGGATCGCGTTCGCCGCGCACCGCGCCCCGGACGGCACCGGTGCGGACGACCTGCGCAAGCTCGCCGTGGACGTGCGCGGCCGGCTCACCGCCCGGCCGGCCGTGGTGATGATCGCGGGCGTCCCCAAGGACCGTCCCGTCGTGGTCGTCGCGGTCACCGAGGGCGCCCGCGAGCGCGGCCTGAAGGCCGGCGCGCTCGTCGGCCTGGCCGCCAAGGCGCTCGGCGGCGGCGGGGGCGGCAAGGACGACCTCGCCCAGGGCGGCGGCGCCGACCCGTCCGCCGTGGACGCCGCGATCGGCGCGGTCGAACGAGCCGTAGGGGCCGCGTGA
- the ruvX gene encoding Holliday junction resolvase RuvX has translation MRPGVRLAVDVGSVRVGVARCDPGGVLASPLETVKSGKGDVDRLVELAAEHEAIEVVVGLPTTLAGREGPAAEAARTFARRLAGRLPDGAVRLYDERLTTVTAESGLRAGGVRGRARRAVVDQAAAAVLLQAALDAERLTGRPPGEIVRGSS, from the coding sequence GTGAGGCCGGGGGTGCGCCTCGCCGTCGACGTCGGCAGTGTCCGCGTGGGCGTCGCGCGCTGCGATCCGGGCGGAGTCCTCGCCTCCCCGCTGGAGACCGTCAAGAGCGGGAAGGGGGACGTCGACCGGCTCGTGGAACTCGCCGCGGAGCATGAGGCGATCGAGGTCGTCGTGGGGCTGCCCACCACCCTGGCGGGCCGGGAGGGCCCGGCGGCGGAGGCCGCGCGGACCTTCGCGCGCCGCCTCGCGGGGCGGCTGCCCGACGGCGCGGTGCGGCTCTACGACGAACGCCTCACGACCGTGACGGCGGAGAGCGGCCTGCGCGCGGGGGGCGTGCGCGGCCGGGCCCGCCGCGCCGTCGTCGACCAGGCGGCGGCCGCCGTGCTGCTCCAGGCCGCACTTGACGCGGAGCGGTTGACTGGACGCCCCCCAGGCGAGATCGTCCGGGGAAGCTCATGA
- the mltG gene encoding endolytic transglycosylase MltG, translated as MNDLDIFSEPQDGRQGRPANRRDQRRLRKRQKRRRRNGRAAVFFALAFLVAVFGTAGVLGFAVLDNRLNPPDYDGAGTGDVTVQVKDGASGTVIAAALEEHDVVKSARAFVKVWNAETRSSSIQPGFYQMRTKMSSKAAMAMLLDPKSRAGNQITIPEGRRATETYKLLSDKTGIPVEDFAAAAKNTEELGLPEYAGGRVEGYLFPGRYNLDPNGSAGDILKQMVARFVEYAESSGLESKAEEADLEPGKVITLASLIQAEGGQPSDLPKISRVIYNRIEKGMKLQFDTTVVYALNRRGLTVTEKETLIDHPYNTYKHSGLTPGPISNPGEDAIDAALNPEEGEWLYFVATDPTNKITKFAVTWEEAEKITQEFREWQRRNPGQ; from the coding sequence ATGAACGATTTGGACATTTTCTCAGAACCCCAGGACGGTCGGCAGGGCCGCCCGGCGAACCGCCGCGACCAGCGGCGGCTGCGCAAGAGGCAGAAACGCCGCCGCCGCAACGGCCGCGCGGCGGTGTTCTTCGCGCTGGCGTTCCTCGTCGCGGTCTTCGGCACCGCGGGCGTGCTCGGATTCGCGGTCCTGGACAACCGGCTCAACCCGCCGGACTACGACGGCGCCGGGACCGGGGATGTCACGGTCCAGGTGAAGGACGGTGCCAGCGGCACGGTGATCGCCGCGGCGCTGGAGGAGCACGACGTCGTCAAGAGCGCCCGCGCCTTCGTGAAGGTCTGGAACGCCGAGACGCGCTCGTCCAGCATCCAGCCGGGCTTCTACCAGATGCGCACGAAGATGTCGTCGAAGGCGGCCATGGCGATGCTGCTGGACCCCAAGTCCCGTGCGGGCAACCAGATCACCATCCCCGAGGGACGCCGCGCCACCGAGACGTACAAGCTGCTGTCGGACAAGACGGGAATCCCCGTCGAGGACTTCGCGGCGGCCGCGAAGAACACCGAGGAGCTCGGGCTGCCCGAGTACGCCGGCGGCAGGGTGGAGGGCTACCTGTTCCCCGGCCGCTACAACCTCGACCCGAACGGCTCGGCGGGCGACATCCTCAAGCAGATGGTGGCACGCTTCGTCGAGTACGCGGAGTCCTCCGGACTGGAGAGCAAGGCCGAGGAAGCCGATCTGGAGCCCGGGAAGGTCATCACGCTGGCGAGCCTCATCCAGGCCGAGGGCGGCCAGCCGTCCGACCTGCCGAAGATCTCCCGGGTGATCTACAACCGGATCGAGAAGGGCATGAAGCTCCAGTTCGACACGACCGTGGTCTACGCGCTGAACCGGCGCGGGCTGACGGTGACCGAGAAGGAAACCCTGATCGACCACCCGTACAACACCTACAAGCACAGCGGACTGACGCCGGGCCCGATCAGCAATCCGGGCGAGGACGCGATCGACGCGGCGCTGAACCCGGAGGAGGGGGAGTGGCTGTACTTCGTCGCCACCGACCCCACCAACAAGATCACGAAGTTCGCCGTGACCTGGGAGGAAGCCGAGAAGATCACGCAGGAGTTCCGCGAGTGGCAGCGGCGGAACCCCGGGCAGTGA
- a CDS encoding shikimate dehydrogenase, translating into MSVTGRRAAVLGSPIAHSLSPVLHRAAYTAMGLDGTWSYEAVECGEPELAGFLDGLGPEWAGLSLTMPLKRVALDLADSVTDLAAGVGGANTLVLRDGRRIADNTDVHGIVAALTEAGVAAPGAAPATALVLGGGATAASALAALARLGTAEAVLAVRTPGRAAETVAVGERFGLVVKVVPLDRVRDHLPAELVVSTLPGRAADAFAGPVAASRAALFDVLYAPWPTALAGAVARAGGTVVGGFPMLLHQAVRQVALMTGRDDVPVEAMRAAGEAELARR; encoded by the coding sequence GTGAGCGTCACCGGCCGCCGGGCGGCGGTGCTCGGGTCGCCGATCGCGCATTCGCTGTCCCCGGTGCTGCACCGGGCGGCGTACACGGCGATGGGACTGGACGGCACGTGGTCCTACGAGGCCGTCGAGTGCGGCGAGCCGGAGCTGGCGGGATTCCTGGACGGTCTCGGCCCCGAGTGGGCCGGGCTGTCGCTGACGATGCCGCTCAAGCGCGTCGCGCTCGATCTCGCCGACTCGGTGACCGACCTCGCGGCCGGGGTCGGCGGCGCGAACACGCTCGTCCTGCGGGACGGGCGCCGCATCGCCGACAACACCGACGTGCACGGCATCGTCGCCGCGCTCACCGAGGCTGGCGTCGCGGCGCCCGGGGCGGCGCCCGCGACCGCGCTCGTCCTGGGCGGCGGGGCGACCGCCGCCTCCGCGCTGGCCGCCCTGGCCCGGCTCGGCACCGCCGAAGCGGTCCTGGCCGTCCGCACGCCCGGACGCGCCGCCGAGACGGTCGCGGTGGGGGAGCGGTTCGGCCTGGTGGTCAAGGTCGTCCCGCTCGACCGGGTCCGCGACCACCTCCCGGCGGAGCTGGTGGTCTCGACGCTGCCGGGACGCGCCGCCGACGCGTTCGCCGGACCCGTCGCGGCCTCTCGCGCGGCCCTGTTCGACGTCCTGTACGCGCCGTGGCCCACCGCTCTGGCCGGGGCCGTGGCCCGGGCGGGCGGGACGGTCGTCGGCGGCTTCCCGATGCTGCTGCACCAGGCCGTCCGGCAGGTGGCGCTGATGACCGGCCGCGACGACGTCCCGGTCGAGGCGATGCGGGCCGCCGGGGAGGCCGAACTGGCCCGCCGCTGA
- the infC gene encoding translation initiation factor IF-3, giving the protein MPEVRLVGPNGEQVGIVPIAKALEIARESDLDLVEVAPTARPPVARLMDYGKFKYESAMKAREARKNQAHTVIKEIKLRPKIDPHDYETKKGHVVRFLKAGDKVKVTIMFRGREQSRPELGRRLLQRLADDVEELGFVESRPKQDGRNMIMVIGPHKKKTARGQEESGTA; this is encoded by the coding sequence GTGCCCGAGGTCCGGCTCGTCGGCCCGAACGGCGAACAGGTGGGCATCGTGCCCATCGCCAAGGCCCTTGAAATCGCGCGCGAGTCGGACCTCGACCTCGTCGAGGTGGCGCCCACCGCGCGTCCGCCCGTCGCGAGGCTCATGGACTACGGCAAGTTCAAGTACGAGTCCGCGATGAAGGCCCGTGAGGCGCGGAAGAACCAGGCGCACACGGTCATCAAGGAGATCAAGCTCCGCCCGAAGATCGACCCGCACGACTACGAGACCAAGAAGGGTCACGTGGTGCGGTTCCTGAAGGCCGGGGACAAGGTGAAGGTCACGATCATGTTCCGTGGTCGTGAGCAGTCCCGCCCGGAGCTGGGGCGCCGGCTCCTGCAGCGGCTGGCCGACGACGTCGAGGAGCTCGGCTTCGTCGAGTCGCGGCCCAAGCAGGACGGCCGGAATATGATCATGGTGATCGGTCCGCACAAGAAGAAGACCGCGCGCGGGCAGGAAGAGTCCGGCACCGCCTGA
- the rpmI gene encoding 50S ribosomal protein L35 — MPKTKTHSGAKKRFKLTGSGKVMRRRANKNHLLEHKPSKRTRRLDGPAVVADADAKNIKKLLRK, encoded by the coding sequence ATGCCGAAGACGAAGACCCACAGCGGTGCCAAGAAGCGGTTCAAGCTGACCGGCTCCGGCAAGGTGATGCGCCGCCGCGCCAACAAGAACCACCTGCTCGAGCACAAGCCGTCCAAGCGGACCCGCCGCCTCGACGGCCCGGCCGTGGTGGCCGACGCCGACGCCAAGAACATCAAGAAGCTGCTGCGCAAGTAG
- the rplT gene encoding 50S ribosomal protein L20, with amino-acid sequence MARVKRAVNSAKKRRVVLERSSGYRGQRSRLYRKAKEQQLHSMTYAFRDRKDRKGQFRRLWIQRINAAARANGITYNRFIQGLKAAEIEVDRRMLAELAVNDAAAFAALVQVAKDALPAEGKAA; translated from the coding sequence GTGGCACGCGTGAAGCGGGCGGTCAATTCCGCCAAGAAGCGTCGGGTCGTCCTTGAGCGGTCGAGCGGCTACCGCGGCCAGCGGTCGCGCCTGTACCGCAAGGCCAAGGAGCAGCAGCTCCACTCGATGACCTACGCCTTCCGGGACCGCAAGGACCGCAAGGGCCAGTTCCGCCGGCTGTGGATCCAGCGGATCAACGCCGCCGCCCGCGCCAACGGCATCACCTACAACCGGTTCATCCAGGGGCTCAAGGCCGCCGAGATCGAGGTCGACCGGCGCATGCTGGCCGAGCTGGCGGTCAACGACGCCGCCGCCTTCGCCGCCCTCGTGCAGGTGGCCAAGGACGCCCTCCCGGCCGAAGGGAAGGCCGCCTGA
- a CDS encoding RNA methyltransferase: MAGRELTSLRSPRVKSARRLAKRAFRRRERRFLAEGPQAVREALRIPGGLAELFTTAEAESRHPDLVAAAERAGVPVLRVSGEVMAELAQTVTPQGLLAVCGFVDVPLAGALETRPRLVTVLAHVRDPGNAGTVLRTADAAGSDSVVFTDASVDPYNGKCVRASAGSLFHLPVVVGPRFDALIPELRNAGLTVLAADGAGERTLDTAIDDGVLDRPTAWVFGNEAWGLPDEILENVDEVVRVPIYGRAESLNLATAAAVCLYASARAHRGG; encoded by the coding sequence ATGGCGGGCCGCGAGCTGACCTCCCTGCGATCACCACGGGTGAAGTCCGCTCGGCGGCTCGCCAAGCGCGCCTTCCGCCGCCGGGAACGCCGGTTCCTCGCCGAGGGGCCGCAGGCGGTGCGGGAGGCGCTGCGGATCCCGGGCGGCCTCGCCGAGCTGTTCACCACGGCCGAGGCCGAGTCCCGGCATCCCGACCTCGTAGCCGCCGCCGAGCGGGCCGGTGTCCCGGTGCTGAGGGTGAGCGGGGAAGTGATGGCCGAACTCGCCCAGACCGTCACGCCGCAGGGGCTGCTCGCGGTCTGCGGGTTCGTCGACGTCCCGCTGGCCGGGGCGCTGGAGACGCGGCCCCGGCTGGTCACCGTCCTCGCGCACGTCCGCGACCCCGGCAACGCCGGGACGGTCCTGCGCACCGCCGACGCTGCCGGATCGGACTCGGTCGTCTTCACCGACGCGTCCGTCGACCCCTACAACGGCAAGTGCGTGCGCGCGTCCGCGGGGAGCCTGTTCCACCTGCCGGTCGTCGTCGGTCCCAGGTTCGACGCGCTGATCCCCGAACTGAGGAACGCCGGGCTGACCGTGCTGGCTGCGGACGGAGCGGGCGAACGCACCCTCGACACCGCCATCGACGACGGCGTGCTCGACCGGCCCACGGCCTGGGTGTTCGGCAACGAGGCCTGGGGGCTGCCCGACGAGATCCTCGAGAACGTCGACGAGGTCGTGCGCGTCCCGATCTACGGGCGCGCGGAGAGCCTCAACCTGGCGACGGCCGCGGCCGTGTGCCTCTACGCGTCCGCCCGGGCGCACCGCGGCGGCTGA
- a CDS encoding STAS domain-containing protein — protein MTKNAAGRAGRPGPEIRCTGTAVLAPPRDAAAPAALPGLEIDLGRVRGDTAIVAVSGEIDLHTADTLRARLVALHASGLRSLVVDFAGVAFCDATGLGALVAAHNEISAGDGRIALARVRPAQRRLLRITGLHRLFTVHNDPDEAFV, from the coding sequence ATGACCAAGAACGCGGCCGGACGGGCCGGCAGGCCGGGGCCGGAGATCAGATGCACCGGCACCGCCGTCCTCGCGCCGCCGCGCGACGCCGCCGCACCGGCGGCGCTCCCCGGCCTGGAGATCGACCTCGGCCGGGTGCGGGGCGACACCGCGATCGTCGCGGTGTCGGGTGAGATCGACCTGCACACCGCCGACACGCTCCGCGCCCGCCTCGTCGCCCTGCACGCCTCCGGCCTGCGCAGCCTCGTCGTCGACTTCGCCGGCGTCGCGTTCTGCGACGCCACGGGCCTCGGCGCGCTCGTCGCCGCGCACAACGAGATCTCCGCCGGGGACGGCCGCATCGCCCTCGCCCGGGTCCGGCCCGCCCAGCGCCGCCTGCTCCGCATCACCGGCCTGCACCGTCTCTTCACGGTCCATAACGACCCCGACGAGGCGTTCGTCTGA